One Xiphophorus maculatus strain JP 163 A chromosome 10, X_maculatus-5.0-male, whole genome shotgun sequence genomic region harbors:
- the LOC111609838 gene encoding uncharacterized protein LOC111609838, translating to MKAKWWSCLLALLCMPAVVTLNTWTASQSPLSISNVWINSSLEIKCSTSLENLSGLSLKRRFLGDEQILYLNFDKGVVTKNTTVDKFQNRISITKEQLDPGARYKFKLQLSLLGLEDTDLYYCSWAYIDEQYNNVNLESNGTVIIVREGGPTEECSSRTVDLTLIYLSIAAFTGVFLMSIGLMIVKCRRFKKNFTPFRGYAPPLPPRPSRPPKPNQPRNIYTQQQQTVDHCPYMMTSTQNYGIFGNL from the exons ATGAAAGCCAAGTGGTGGAGCTGCCTGTTGGCGCTGCTCTGCATGCCTGCCGTGGTGACGCTCAACACCTGGACAG CTTCCCAAAGCCCCTTGTCCATTTCCAATGTGTGGATCAATTCGTCGCTTGAGATCAAATGCTCCACATCCCTAGAGAACCTTTCAGGCCTCTCTCTAAAAAGGCGCTTCCTTGGAGACGAGCAAATTCTGTACCTCAACTTTGACAAAGGAGTTGTTACCAAGAACACTACAGTTGATAAATTTCAAAACAGAATTAGCATAACCAAGGAGCAGCTGGACCCAGGAGCCAGGTATAAGTTTAAGCTACAGCTGTCCCTTCTGGGGCTGGAAGACACAGACTTGTATTACTGCAGCTGGGCCTACATTGACGAACAATACAATAACGTTAACTTGGAGAGCAATGGGACCGTCATCATTGTCAGAG AGGGCGGACCCACGGAAGAATGCAGCAGCCGCACCGTGGATCTGACCCTGATCTACCTGAGCATCGCGGCGTTTACCGGCGTATTTCTGATGTCCATCGGCCTGATGATTGTGAAGTGCAGGAGG TTCAAGAAGAACTTCACGCCTTTCAGAGGTTACGCCCCTCCCTTGCCTCCGAGACCCTCGCGACCCCCCAAACCCAACCAGCCTCGGAACATCTacacgcagcagcagcagaccgTCGATCACTGCCCCTACATGATGACGTCCACACAAAACTACGGCATCTTTGGCAATCTGTGA